From a single Dysidea avara chromosome 14, odDysAvar1.4, whole genome shotgun sequence genomic region:
- the LOC136244812 gene encoding uncharacterized protein — MAARPSGPLCISARQRRKLQFERLWSTIFQDLDVEGPSVMTTGSSPAGPSTSGTVPMTSGSPQVATQCVIPNLSPVVNNSRKKESSFSLKITKAELTSSSAGGKANFEPISTMYLEMYESSANVTLKRAAMQRKWGQEFTLVTSDGVELEESSGTEGLSFWRAPKRKFFAIRKPRPVVQTRGLKRQRDFDFVPSDECEDSSRDIEWKGKICKQLKSINNGVQNMLAVNKCSPIPIGVAKSLAEVLKCKICHCIPVKPPLIYAKCCKYIVGCEVCVNKWYEGEEALTKACPLCAQGRGYNYPIWQPLCNCYVTFFYK, encoded by the exons ATGGCTGCAAGACCGTCAGGACCACTCTGCATATCTGCAAGACAACGACGGAAACTTCAATTTGAAAGATTGTGGAGTACAATATTTCAGGACTTGGATGTTGAAGGACCCTCGGTGATGACTACAGGTAGTTCCCCGGCAGGGCCCTCTACTAGTGGAACAGTGCCGATGACATCCGGATCACCGCAAGTCGCTACTCAGTGTGTGATACCAAATTTAAGTCCGGTAGTGAACAACTCTAGAAAGAAAGAATCCTCGTTTTCGTTAAAAATAACGAAAGCTGAACTCACCAGCTCCTCTGCAGGTGGCAAGGCAAATTTTGAACCAATTTCCACAATGTACTTGGAGATGTACGAGTCTTCTGCCAACGTTACTCTCAAAAGGGCTGCAATGCAACGAAAGTGGGGACAGGAGTTCACACTAGTCACAAGTGATGGAGTCGAACTGGAAGAGAGCTCGGGAACAGAAG GTCTGAGTTTTTGGAGAGCACCAAAAAGGAAGTTTTTTGCTATTCGGAAGCCAAGACCAGTAGTGCAAACTCGAGGATTGAAAAGACAACGAGACTTTGATTTTGTTCCATCTGATGAGTGTGAAGATTCAAGTCGTGACATAGAATGGAAAGGAAAGATTTGTAAACAATTAAAGTCGATAAACAATGGAGTACAAAACATGTTAGCGGTGAACAAATGTTCACCAATTCCGATAGGTGTGGCAAAATCTCTAGCAGAAGTCCTGAAATGCAAGATCTGTCATTGCATTCCTGTGAAGCCTCCACTGATTTATGCTAAATGTTGTAAGTATATCGTAGGTTGTGAGGTATGTGTGAACAAGTGGTATGAGGGAGAGGAAGCTCTGACAAAAGCTTGTCCATTGTGTGCTCAGGGCAGGGGATACAACTATCCGATTTGGCAACCTCTCTGCAACTGTTACGTCACTTTTTTCTACAAGTGA
- the LOC136244811 gene encoding uncharacterized protein: MSGPIRKLLGPTRARLQGYIKNMRVIFMTPINDRDLEKEETEIEDLVHRMDTNTALLERCNDEWKALLKELKGDSKAVVETEEKEYLWAAEGDDGFVELLLDSRETSARLKIVLRLQERAERRPLPKEPLVEEQQPPNLPMKLPNLTLPTFDGNVLRWQEFWDVFSTSVHQQTAISNVTKFSYLKGSVRGAAASVIYGISVTNDNYPVVIELLKEGEVILVTAVTGMLQLIIERVSWIGHHHCSICPEQFKISYDCDNQITESSGLETNQSFTNLSTSLATSETEGDSLVSTSNNTARVTICGSDGCKVSAYLLLDSASQRTFMTEQLARKLKLPSLRNESLLVSTFGGTRPQNLNTRVVCFTILAKDNPPIVLNANVLPQITGAIQRGPLLQSDLDFLHTIAPERLADSILERGNTFTIDLFIGSDYFWDIVGKDRVVLPSGLLLLSSRLGYIITGRYHDHTEHDKQIVSSCAIATVTDDRGLSDLWTLDQIGITESFDVKDDDKALEQFNSTVCYKEGRYFVTWPWKPNSILPENFDIAYGRMKSLSRRLQNNHGLFGQYCEVIESQLHGGIIEILMGEVKLKIRNIIFHTIRNSIRHWAFLQVGIQESERDVTRFLWFKDPTRPDKINGNLCVYRFCRVPFGIICSPFLLEATLQYHLKQDGSDIASLMCDNIYVDNLSVGVDSVQEACQIYEEAKTIFKRASMNLREWSSNCKQFLDYLRIKERSTGIVMKVFGLLWNSVEDYLQICGFKEDTVKCMVNVTKRCVVSIVAKVYDPLGFVTPVTFFGKVFLQTLWTNELGWDDCLTPCLCQEWERIVEVLQQLSELRIPR; the protein is encoded by the exons ATGTCAGGACCAATTCGCAAGCTCTTGGGGCCGACTAGGGCTCGCTTACAAGGCTACATAAAGAACATGAGAGTCATTTTCATGACGCCTATCAACGACAGGGACCTGGAGAAGGAGGAAACGGAGATAGAAGACTTGGTTCATCGAATGGACACGAATACGGCTTTGTTGGAGAGATGTAATGACGAGTGGAAAGCGCTACTAAAGGAACTCAAGGGTGATTCCAAAGCAGTGGTCGAAACAGAGGAGAAAGAATACCTCTGGGCAGCGGAAGGTGACGACGGGTTTGTTGAATTGCTGCTTGATTCAAGAGAGACGAGTGCTCGCCTGAAGATAGTGTTGAGACTGCAAGAAAGGGCAGAACGGCGACCTTTACCAAAGGAACCTTTGGTTGAGGAACAACAGCCACCTAATCTACCGATGAAGCTGCCAAACCTCACTCTACCGACCTTTGATGGTAACGTTTTACGCTGGCAAGAATTCTGGGATGTATTTAGTACATCTGTTCATCAACAAACAGCCATTTCTAATGTCACTAAGTTTAGTTATTTAAAGGGTTCAGTCAGAGGGGCAGCGGCTTCAGTTATTTATGGGATATCAGTAACAAATGATAATTATCCTGTTGTTATAGAATTGTTAAAGGAAG GGGAAGTCATTTTAGTGACAGCTGTGACAGGTATGTTACAGTTAATAATAGAAAGAGTCAGTTG GATTGGCCATCACCACTGCAGTATATGTCCTGAACAGTTTAAGATCTCTTACGACTGTGATAATCAGATAACAGAGAGCTCTGGTTTAGAGACTAATCAGTCGTTTACTAATTTGTCAACTAGCCTAGCTACTAGTGAAACAGAAGGTGACTCTCTGGTGTCAACAAGTAATAAT ACAGCTAGGGTAACTATTTGTGGTAGTGATGGCTGTAAGGTTTCAGCATACTTACTGTTGGATAGTGCCAGCCAACGAACGTTTATGACAGAACAGCTTGCTAGAAAATTGAAATTGCCATCATTACGAAATGAATCGTTATTAGTGTCAACCTTTGGTGGGACAAGGCCTCAAAATTTGAATACACGTGTGGTCTGCTTTACTATTCTTGCTAAGGATAATCCACCTATTGTTTTGAATGCTAATGTACTTCCTCAGATAACTGGAGCAATTCAGCGTGGGCCATTGTTGCAGAGTGATCTGGACTTCCTTCATACCATTGCTCCTGAAAGGTTGGCTGACAGTATCCTAGAGAGGGGAAATACATTTACAATAGACCTTTTTATTGGGTCCGACTATTTCTGGGATATAGTAGGAAAGGATAGAGTGGTGTTACCTTCAGGATTGTTGTTGTTGTCTTCTAGGCTGGGTTATATAATTACAGGAAGGTATCACGATCATACTGAACATGATAAACAGATAGTGTCTTCATGTGCAATTGCTACTGTTACAGATGACCGTGGTTTGAGTGACCTTTGGACTCTGGACCAGATAGGGATTACTGAATCATTTGATGTGAAGGATGATGACAAGGCTCTAGAACAATTTAATAGTACTGTTTGTTACAAGGAAGGGCGTTATTTTGTCACGTGGCCTTGGAAGCCTAATTCTATCTTACCTGAAAATTTTGATATTGCCTATGGCAGAATGAAGTCATTGTCTAGAAGGCTTCAAAATAACCACGGTTTATTTGGGCAGTATTGTGAAGTCATTGAGTCACAGCTTCATGGTGGGATAATTGAAATATTAATGGGAGAAGTGAAACTGAAAATAAGAAACATTATCTTCCACACCATCCG CAATTCTATCAGACATTGGGCCTTCCTACAGGTGGGAATACAAGAAAGTGAGAGGGACGTAACTAGATTTTTGTGGTTCAAGGATCCCACCAGACCTGATAAGATAAATGGAAATTTATGTGTGTATCGTTTTTGTCGAGTGCCATTTGGCATTATATGCAGTCCCTTCTTATTGGAGGCAACATTACAGTATCATTTAAAACAAGATGGTTCTGATATTGCCTCATTGATGTGTGATAATATCTATGTTGACAATTTGTCAGTGGGGGTTGACTCAGTTCAAGAGGCTTGTCAGATTTATGAGGAGGCCAAAACCATTTTTAAAAGGGCATCAATGAATTTAAGAGAATGGTCTTCCAATTGTAAACAGTTTTTAGATTATTTACGTATAAAGGAAAGGTCAACAGGAATTGTAATGAAGGTGTTTGGGCTGTTATGGAACAGTGTAGAAGACTATTTACAAATATGTGGGTTTAAGGAAGATACTGTGAAGTGTATGGTTAATGTTACTAAGAGATGTGTTGTTAGCATTGTAGCCAAGGTTTATGATCCGTTAGGTTTTGTGACACCAGTTACCTTTTTTGGTAAAGTATTTCTACAAACACTTTGGACTAATGAATTGGGTTGGGATGATTGTTTGACACCATGTTTATGTCAAGAGTGGGAAAGGATTGTTGAGGTATTACAACAGTTGTCAGAACTGAGAATTCCTCGATAA
- the LOC136244693 gene encoding uncharacterized protein, producing the protein MRPTEEINFSQDIVFRPLRNVCDAVYKRLHSKDIGVDTKATPLLSKNEEDILWERGILSLDNPTGLFNAVFFYNGKNFCLRGGAEHRNLRVSQLSRETNIIDGKEVSCYVYTEYGSKNNQGGLASLNQRNKTVKQYETDSERCHVKILDKYLEVLRCDTALENDAFYMQPNSEFSSGSSMPWFKKTPVGKNTLAVMIKKMCERAGISGGYTNHSLRAFGTTTLFHANVPEKLIQQRTGHQSLEALRQYERTSESQLLDISNVMTHGGKLPSTNVKKDASSANKPSTKLGVPQLPVPKNDSVTLLLSNCTFTGCSVTLSGQAMNQAPQKTIDEQKIFEETLKDINIDDVFDD; encoded by the coding sequence ATGCGACCTACTGAGGAGATCAATTTTTCGCAAGATATTGTATTTCGTCCTCTAAGAAATGTGTGTGATGCAGTGTACAAACGACTGCACAGCAAAGATATTGGAGTGGACACAAAAGCTACTCCACTGTTATCAAAGAACGAAGAAGATATACTTTGGGAAAGGGGAATTCTTAGTTTGGATAATCCCACAGGTCTGTTCAATGCAGTGTTTTTTTATAATGGCAAAAACTTTTGCCTAAGAGGTGGAGCAGAGCATAGGAATTTAAGGGTGTCTCAGCTTTCCAGAGAAACTAATATTATAGATGGCAAAGAAGTTTCGTGCTATGTGTACACTGAATATGGGTCCAAGAATAACCAAGGAGGGCTTGCGTCCCTTAACCAAAGAAATAAAACTGTTAAACAGTACGAAACTGATTCAGAGCGATGCCATGTAAAGATATTGGACAAGTATTTGGAAGTATTGCGTTGTGACACAGCACTGGAGAATGATGCATTTTATATGCAACCAAATAGTGAGTTTTCCAGTGGGTCATCTATGCCCTGGTTTAAGAAAACACCAGTTGGAAAAAATACCCTAGCTGTGATGATTAAAAAAATGTGTGAGCGTGCTGGTATTAGTGGTGGATATACCAATCACAGTCTTCGGGCATTCGGAACCACTACTCTGTTTCATGCTAATGTTCCTGAGAAGCTCATTCAACAAAGAACTGGTCACCAATCACTAGAAGCGCTTCGTCAATACGAACGTACTTCTGAGTCTCAGCTGTTAGATATCTCAAATGTCATGACTCATGGTGGTAAACTACCTAGTACCAATGTCAAGAAAGATGCAAGTAGTGCAAACAAACCTTCTACCAAACTAGGTGTTCCACAACTGCCGGTGCCAAAGAATGACAGTGTGACACTTTTATTGAGCAATTGTACTTTTACTGGCTGTTCAGTTACTTTGTCTGGGCAAGCAATGAATCAAGCTCCACAGAAGACTATTGATGAGCAGAAAATCTTTGAAGAGACACTTAAAGATATCAACATTGATGATGTCTTTGACGATTAA